In one Tripterygium wilfordii isolate XIE 37 chromosome 22, ASM1340144v1, whole genome shotgun sequence genomic region, the following are encoded:
- the LOC119990418 gene encoding uncharacterized protein LOC119990418: protein MPPTSPTPTTNIPPTDTQAAGASSQQTGAIDMDHKIWIRPYTDSAFEPSSIHRRMTKILKSKYEHLCNTWKSVPQEQKDIYFEEFTKNFRWDPANECEVIKVWNRKNAGLFRGMMEKVGKGDDIGEWIPESIRGQLREIWADPEYVKKREKGKMNRSSSAGRTTHTGGFISHSEHYKRLLEELGREPTSIVLFLRTHQKKGTQDLVDTRATKTVVSNIYFIIS from the exons ATGCCCCCTACCTCACCTACACCCACCACCAATATCCCGCCAACAGACACACAAGCAGCTGGTGCCTCATCCCAGCAGACTGGGGCGATAGATATGGATCATAAAATCTGGATACGACCATATACCGACTCTGC ttttgagCCTTCTTCCATTCATAGGAGGATGACTAAGATTTTGAAGAGCAAGTACGAGCATCTTTGCAACACATGGAAGAGTGTTCCTCAAGAGCAAAAGGATATATATTTTGAGGAGTTCACA AAAAATTTTAGATGGGATCCTGCAAATGAGTGTGAAGTAATAAAAGTGTGGAATAGGAAGAATGCGGGGTTATTCCGGGGAATGATGGAGAAGGTTGGGAAGGGGGATGACATTGGTGAATGGATTCCTGAAAGCATTAGAGGTCAACTTCGCGAGATTTGGGCGGATCCAGAGTATGTGAAGAAAAGGGAGAAGGGAAAGATGAACCGCTCCTCTAGTGCTGGCAGGACCACTCATACTGGCGGCTTTATTTCACACTCAGAGCATTATAAGAGATtg CTAGAAGAATTAGGTCGGGAACCCACCAGTATTGTGCTCTTTCTTCGTACCCATCAGAAAAAGGGTACGCAAGATCTCGTCGATACACGAGCAACAAAAACTGTGGtaagtaatatatattttatcatcAGCTGA
- the LOC119991523 gene encoding uncharacterized protein LOC119991523, with protein MAAMAKKLDSLTVNSVQDVNVVQGVSIICCDYCSGNLPNGECLIASSLAQAKHANAVGADNFNRSRNDPYSNCYNPSYKNHSNLSWSNTQNIQNQPKKFETQEKKRDIDDIQHAGLPSQTEVNPKGKEQCLIITLRNGNDVKIVVDLDAKKMHNCKKQKLRVDRVKFNRTLTPIDRASSKVEKLETGEKFDRSKPTLVNRACIEKVAETSITPQTRYTVEFDWLDSSKSAPLVKAYVPLIPFPQRLKNNKKDTQFSKFLEVFKELQINFPFEEALEHMPSYAMFMKEILSKKRKVKDYECV; from the exons ATGGCTGCCATGGCAAAGAAACTTGATTCTTTGACGGTGAATTCAGTTCAAGATGTGAATGTGGTTCAAGGGGTCTCCATCATTTGTTGTGACTATTGTAGTGGGAATCTCCCTAATGGAGAATGTCTAATTGCATCTTCCTTAGCCCAAGCTAAACATGCAAATGCTGTTGGGGCGGACAACTTCAATAGGTCAAGGAATGATCCATATTCAAACTGTTACAATCCGAGCTACAAGAATCATTCCAACCTCTCTTGGAGCAACACACAAAACATTCAgaatcaaccaaaaaaatttgaaacccAAGAGAAGAAGCGGGATATTGATGATAt ACAACATGCTGGTTTGCCAAGTCAAACAGAAGTTAATCCGAAGGGGAAGGAGCAATGCCTCATTATTACACTTAGAAATGGTAATGATGTGAAGATTGTAGTCGATTTAGACGCTAAAAAGATGCATAATTGCAAAAAACAGAAGTTGAGAGTGGACAGAGTCAAGTTCAATCGGACCCTTACCCCAATCGATCGGGCTTCATCAAAAGTTGAAAAATTGGAGACAGGGGAGAAGTTTGATAGATCGAAACCTACCCTGGTCAATCGGGCTTGTATAGAGAAAGTTGCAGAAACTAGTATAACACCACAGACTCGATATACAGTTGAGTTTGACTGGCTTGATAGTTCAAAATCAGCTCCTCTAGTAAAAGCATATGTACCTCTTATTCCATTCCCGCAGAGGTTGAAGAACAACAAGAAGGACACTCAATTCTCTAAGTTCCTTGAGGTGTTTAAAGAGCTGCAAATTAATTTTCCCTTTGAGGAGGCACTTGAGCATATGCCGAGCTATGCTATgtttatgaaggagatcttatctaAGAAGCGCAAGGTGAAGGATTATGAATGTGTGTAA